Proteins co-encoded in one Bos taurus isolate L1 Dominette 01449 registration number 42190680 breed Hereford chromosome X, ARS-UCD2.0, whole genome shotgun sequence genomic window:
- the AMOT gene encoding angiomotin isoform X3 has product MPRAQQSSASYQPMPADPFAIVSRAQQMVEILSDENRNLRQELEGCYEKVARLQKVETEIQRVSEAYENLVKSSSKREALEKAMRNKLEGEIRRMHDFNRDLRERLETANKQLAEKEYEGSEDTRKTISQLFAKNKESQREKEKLEAELATARSTNEDQRRHIEIRDQALSNAQAKVVKLEEELKKKQVYVDKVEKMQQALVQLQAACEKREQLEHRLRTRLERELESLRIQQRQGNSQPTNVSEYNAAALMEILREKEERILALEADMTKWEQKYLEENVMRHFALDAAATVAAQRDTTVISHSPNTSYDTALEARIQKEEEEILMANKRCLDMEGRIKTLHAQIIEKDAMIKVLQQRSRKEPSKTEQLSSMRPAKSLMSISNAGSGLLSHSSTLTGTPIMEEKRDDKSWKGSLGILLAGDYRAESVPSTPSPVPPSTPLLSAHSKTGSRDCSTQTERGVESNKTNVVAPISVPAPVAAAAAAATITAAAATNTTTMVAAAPVAVAAATAPATAAATTPSPATAAATLAAAVSPAATAAPVPATASAVTATVVAPVAATAIQVAPAVPAPVPAPAPTPVPAPVAAQASAPAQTQAPTPAPAAAAPPAPTPAPALAQSEAPASPATGSGPRRLSTPSLSCNPDKPDGSVFHSNTLERKTPIQILGQEPDTEMVEYLI; this is encoded by the exons gtggAGACAGAAATCCAGCGAGTCTCAGAGGCATATGAGAACCTTGTCAAGTCATCCTCCAAAAGAGAggccctggagaaagcaatgagaAACAAGCTTGAGGGCGAGATTCGGAGAATGCATGACTTCAACAGGGATCTGAGAG AGCGTCTGGAGACGGCCAACAAGCAGCTTGCAGAGAAGGAATATGAGGGGTCAGAAGATACCAGAAAAACCATCTCTCAGCTCTTTGCAAAAA ATAAGGAGAGCCAGCGTGAGAAGGAGAAACTGGAAGCGGAGCTGGCCACTGCCCGTTCTACCAATGAGGACCAAAGGCGACACATCGAAATCCGAGACCAGGCCCTGAGCAACGCCCAAGCCAAGGTGGTAAAGCTGGAAGAAGAG CTAAAGAAGAAGCAAGTGTATGTAGATAAGGTGGAAAAGATGCAGCAGGCTCTTGTACAGCTCCAGGCAGCATGTGAAAAGCGAGAGCAGCTGGAGCACCGTCTCCGGACACGACTGGAAAGAGAACTGGAATCCCTCCGAATCCAGCAG CGCCAGGGCAACTCTCAGCCCACCAACGTTTCAGAATACAATGCCGCTGCACTGATGGAAATCCTTcgtgagaaggaagaaaggatccTGGCCCTGGAAGCTGACATGACTAAGTGGGAGCAGAAGTACTTGGAGGAGAATGTGATGAGACATTTTGCTCTGGATGCTGCGGCCACTGTAGCTGCTCAGAG GGACACAACAGTCATCAGTCACTCTCCTAATACCAGCTATGACACGGCTCTAGAAGCTCGCAtccagaaggaggaagaagaaatctTGATGGCTAACAAGCGTTGCCTTGACATGGAGGGCAG GATTAAGACCCTCCATGCCCAGATTATTGAGAAGGATGCCATGATCAAAGTACTCCAGCAGCGTTCCCGGAAGGAGCCGAGTAAGACAGAGCAGCTGTCATCCATGCGGCCAGCAAAGTCGCTGATGTCCATTTCCAATGCTGGATCAGGCTTGCTCTCCCATTCTTCAACCCTGACTGGCACCCCCATCATGGAAGAGAAGCGGGATGACAAGAGCTGGAAGGGGAGCCTAG GTATCCTCCTGGCTGGAGACTACCGTGCTGAGTCAGTTCCTTCCACCCCTTCACCTGTGCCGCCCTCAACTCCCCTGCTGTCAGCTCACTCCAAGACAGGCAGCCGGGACTGCAGCACCCAAACGGAACGGGGAGTAGAATCCAACAAAACCAACGTTGTAGCTCCCATCTCTGTTCCTGCTCCagttgctgctgccgctgctgctgccacCATCACTGCCGCCGCTgccaccaacaccaccaccatgGTAGCTGCTGCTCCAGTGGCtgttgctgctgccactgctccGGCCACTGCTGCCGCCACCACCCCGTCTccagcaactgctgctgctactctgGCTGCTGCTGTTTCTCCAGCTGCCACCGCAGCTCCAGTTCCAGCTACTGCCTCTGCTGTCACTGCCACTGTTGTTGCTCCTGTTGCTGCCACCGCCATTCAGGTTGCTCCAGCTGTTCCGGCTCCAGTTCCAGCTCCAGCTCCGACTCCAGTTCCAGCTCCAGTAGCGGCTCAGGCTTCTGCTCCGGCTCAGACTCAGGCACCAACTCCAGCTCCGGCTGCGGCTGCTCCTCCAGCTCCAACTCCAGCTCCAGCTTTGGCTCAGTCTGAGGCTCCTGCAAGTCCAGCCACCGGTTCTGGACCACGTCGTTTGTCTACACCAAGCCTGAGCTGCAATCCGGATAAGCCAG ATGGCTCTGTTTTCCACTCCAACACTCTGGAAAGAAAAACTCCCATTCAGATCCTGGGACAAGAGCCTGATACAGAGATGGTGGAATATCTCATCTAA